The region TATCTTAGGAGAAAACGGTGCCGGAAAGTCAACAATCATGAGTATGCTTTTTGGAATGTACGAACCAGATGAGGGTGAGATATGGGTACGAGGGAAAAAAGAAGTAATATCCTCCCCAAGTTATGCAACAAAACTTAATATTGGAATGGTACATCAGCACTTTAAGTTAGTACAAAATTATACGATTACAGAAAATATTGTGCTTGGTTTGGAGAAGACAAAAAGATTGTTTGGTATCTTACCTTACGTTGATATGAAAAAAGCCAATCAGGCAATCAAGGATTTATCAGAAAAATATGAATTAGAAGTAAACCCGCTAAAAAAAATTGAGGAAGTTCCAGTTTCGATTCAACAGCGAGTTGAAATATTAAAAATGCTTTACAGAGAAGCAGAAATCTTAATCTTTGATGAACCAACCGCTGTTCTAACCCCACAAGAGATTGACTCCCTTCTAAAAATAATTGAAGGACTTAGAGATGCAGGAAAAACAATTATATTAATAACACATAAATTAGATGAGATTAAACGAGTAGCAGATCGCTGCGCCATTTTAAATAAAGGTAAGTTGATCGAAGTTCTTGATGTAGCTACAACATCCACAAAGGAAATGGCAAATCTTATGGTAGGTCGTGAAGTAACCTTCCGCCTTGAAAAAATTGAACCGAAGTTTAAAGAAGCGGTTCTCGAAGTAAAAAATATAACTGTTAAAAATGAAGATAACTTTGAAGTGGTGAAAGATGTTTCATTTACCATCCATGGAGGAGAAGTGTTTGCAATAGCTGGTGTTGCAGGGAATGGTCAAGTTGAAATTGCAGATTCAATTGCTGGCTTAATGAAAACTACTTCTGGTTCTATCTGGTTAAATGAAAAAGATATCACAAAAGCTAGCATAAGAAGACGTACGGAAGAAGGAATTTCCTATATTCCTGAAGACCGACAAAGCTATGGTGTAGTGATGAATTTTACTCTTCAAGATAATATAGCACTAAAAAAATATTATAAAGAGCCCTTTTGCCATAAAGGCATTCTAAAAGAAGCGACATTTTCAAATTATTCCTCCAGTTTAATTGAGAAGTATGACATAAGAAGCGGTCAAGGAAATGAAACAATCGTTCGTTCTATGAGTGGTGGTAATCAGCAAAAGGCAATTATCGCTCGTGAAATAGAGATGGAATCTCCACTTCTTATATTTGTTCAACCAACAAGAGGTCTGGACATAGGTGCAATTGAGAATATTCATAAACAAATTATTTCAGAACGAGATAAAGGAAAAGCAATCTTACTAATCTCTTTAGAACTAGATGAAATTATGAATTGCGCAGACACCATTGGAGTAATTTATAATGGTAGTTTACAAAAAATTGCACCAGCAGATACACTTACGACTAAAGAAGTTGGAGAATTTATGATGGGAGTGAAGGGGCATAACAATGAGAAATAAATTAAAAAACAGTAAAGTTCAAGCCATTATGGTTCCTATCATTGCGATTATTGTTAGCTTACTAGTAGGAGCAGTTGTATTACTTGGCCTAGGTAAGAATCCTATCAGTGTTTATTATAATATTTTACAAGGTGCCGGTATACTTCCAAAGCCTTCTTATGCAGGGTATAAAGGATTGATTACGGATTTCTTTAGCTTACTTAACATGTGGACACCTATGCTATTTGCTTCCCTTGCGGTTGCAGTGGCGTTAAAGGCAGGGTTATTTAATATAGGTGTTGCGGGTCAGATGTTAACTGCTGGTTTTGTTAGTACCATAGTGGTTGGGTATAGCTCACTTAATGATTTTCTTGCAAAACCTCTCGTTATTTTAATTAGTATTCTTACGGGAGCATTGGTTGGCGGATTGATTGGATGGTTGAAACACCGTTATAATATCAATGAGGTTGTATCCTCCATTATGATTAACTATATCGCCCAATATGTGATTAGTTTCTTTATTACTATGTACTATATTAATCCTGTATCCAGACAATCAAATCCAGTAAGTAAAGCAGCAAGATTAACCTTAGTGGATATGAAAATAGGAAATTATAAGATGGATATTCCGCTTTCTATAATCCTAGCGATTATACTAGTTTTCGTTGTTAGGTTTTTACTGAATCGTACCAAAGTTGGTTTTGAGCTAAAAGCAATTGGCGAAAGTAAAAATACTGCAAAATACGCTGGTATGAATGTGGGTAAAAATATGGTATTAGCTATGGCAATCTCAGGTGCATTAGCCGGACTAGCTGGTGTTACTTACTATCTAGGATACTTTGGATCGATTCAACCGAAGGTGTTACCTAGTATAGGATTTGATTCTATTGCAGTAGCACTACTTGGTAATTCGAATCCTGTTGGTATCTTATTCTCTTCCTTATTAATTTCTATTATTAATAAAGGTAGCACATATATGAGTTCCGCTGCCGGTGTAGAAGCTGAAATTGCTTCTGTTATTACTGGAATTATACTTCTATTTTCAGCTTGCAGTTTTTATATTAGACATAAGATTGATAGAATAAGTTCAAAATCAGAAGAGAAGAAGAGCGAAACTCTTACAGAATTGCAAGATATAAGATCTAGTTTTCATAAAGAGGGAAAACAAGAAGAGAAAAAAATAGAATCAACCGAAGTAAAGGAGGATAACAAATGGAATTAATAATTATAGACGGGTTATCCTTTGCATTACCATTATTTATTATGGCAATTGGCGGAATCTATTGTGAAAAGAGTGGAATAACAAATCTTGCATTAGAAGGTCTACAAGGATTTGGTGCATTTTGTGGAGCATTTGCAGCTGTTCTAGCAATGCGAGCCCTTGGAACAGATTCCTCTGTACCATTCTATCTTGCATTATTTATAGCCATGCTTGGTGGTATGGTATTTTCCTTAATCCATGCACTTTTATGTATTCGTTTTAAAGCAAATCAAGTAATTAGTGGTGTTGTAATTAATATTTTAGCATTATCCTTAACTACCTTTTTAACAAAACAGATTAATCGTGGATTATTTAATGCACCTTCGGATAAGTTCGTATTAGGTGTTTCTAATAAACTTACGATACCTGTTTTATCAGAGATACCTGTAATCGGGGCAATATTTAAAAACATATACCCTTTTCAAATTGTTATCATTGTAATTGCATTTATAGCTTGGTATATTCTATATAAAACAAGATTTGGATTGCATGTAAGAGCGTGTGGGGAAAATCCTCATGCTGTCGATGCAGCAGGAATCTCGGTAGCAAAGACTCGTCTAGTTGCAGTTATCGTATCTGGTGCATTGTCTGGATTAGCTGGTATTAGTTTTGCATATTCTATCTCTGCAAACTTTTCTGGTAGTATTTACACTGGATATGGTTACCTTGCTATCGCGGGATTAATCTTTGGAAACTGGTCAATCCTTCCGACATTAGGAGCTTGTCTGTTATTTGGTTTTGCAAGATCTGGTGGGTATCAGCTTGTCCAGATATTAGAATTACCAAGTGCCTACTCAGACCTAGTTATGATTTTACCTTATGCATTAACAATGCTTTTACTTGTATTTTTCTCTAAGCATAATCGTGCACCATCTGCACTTGGTGAAATTTACGATAAAGGAAAACGTTAGAATAAAAGATACCTATACCAAAGAGAGTTTTTAATTTATAAGCAATTGCAGTATAAATTCCTATAAAATTAATTAGGAGTGAGGGTTGAATTTCACTAAACAAATTTGTATCTGCGCTGAGCTACAAACTTGTTATGAGAAAAAAGCAGCGCAGAAATGAGGTAAACTATGAATATTAGATTCTATCATGCTCGCATCGCTACTATGCAAAACGATTGTGGTATCATAGAAGGAGAGCTTTGGGTTACAAATAATCGAATCTCTTATGTAGGTACCGAAAGAGAAAGCCAGATTTCATGGGATAGAGAAATTGATTGTAAAGGGAATCTATTAATGCCAGGATTTAAGAATACTCATACGCATTCTGCTATGACATTTCTTAGATCCTACGCTGATGATTTACCATTGCATGATTGGTTAAATAAACAGGTATTTCCGATGGAAGCGAAATTATCACCAGATGATATCTATCACTTATCAAAACTAGCCATCTTAGAGTACCTAACTAGTGGTATGACAGCAAACTTTGATATGTATATTACACCAGATACGATAGTCCAGGCTTCGATAGATACTGGATTTCGAACCGTTCTTTGTGGTGGAGTAAGTAACTTTTTGCATTCTGTAACACAGGTTGAGGATTGGTACAAAAAATACAATAATTATCATGAGCTAGTTTCATTTCAACTCGGTTTTCATGCGGAATATACAATAGATAGAGCGACACTTATGGATTTAGCTTCGTTAGCAAAACAGCTAAAAGCTCCAGTTTATACCCATAACTCAGAGACAAAAGCAGAAGTTGATGCATGTATATCAAGAAATCAAATGACTCCAACTGCATATCTTGATTCCTTAGGTATCTATGATTTTGGTGGTGGCGGATATCATTGTGTTCATATGACCGATGAAGACCTTTACATCGTAAAGAGAAGAGGAGTTTCAGTTGTTACAAATCCTGGTTCTAACACGAAATTAGCAAGTGGAATTGCACGTATTGAAGATATGTTATCACTTGGAATTAATATAGCAATCGGAACAGATGGCCCTGCAAGCAATAATTGTCTTGACATGTTTCGTGAGATGTTCTTAGTTACAGGACTTTCTAAATTAAAGAATGAAGATGCGTCCTCAGTAGATGCAAATGAAGTTCTTAGGATGGCAACTGTAAATGGTGCAAAAGCGATGTGTCTTACAGACTGTGATTGTCTCGCTGAAGGAAAATTAGCAGATTTAATCATGATTAATTTACATCAGCCAAATATGCAGCCAATGAATAACATTACTAAAAACATTGTCTATAGCGGAAGTAAAACCAATGTTAAATTAACAATGGTCAATGGCAAGATACTCTATGAAAATGGTGAATTTTTCGTAGGAGAAGATCCAGAGGCTATTTATGCGAAGGCGAATGAAATAATAAATCGTATGAGATAATTTAATTACCGAGAGATATGATACAGTAGTTTTTTAAGATTATGAAGCTATCGAGAGATATTCCATTCATTAACCGTTTTCATTCCATACTTTTTACGTTTTAGGCATAAATTTGAATAATAAGATTAGTATTTTACTTATATTGAAGGCAGTGACATTATAAAGAGTCACTGCCTTCAATATTGATATTACTTTTTAATTTTCACTGGTTCCAGTAGATTTAGAAAATACTCATTTTTACTTCCATCGGGGCTATCATTACGAATATGTTCTTCAAAACATAGTTTCGAGTGATCAGATTCATATTTATCATTTATTGATAGTAGTTCCATTAAGGTTTTCCATGAGCCCCCGATATCATCACTGCTTTCAAGCATTGCATATAACCCGCCAGGTAATCTCATTTCCTTAAGATTATCCGGAACAGCTATTTCATCAGGAATAGAAGCGCACATGCCATATCCATAAGGCTTACCTTCTCCGCTTGGCATTGGATTCATGTTTCCACCAAACAAACGTGCTGTTCCTGCTAGATTTGCTGATTTTAACCAGTCTATAACGGGTATCATTGCCTCCTCTTCGGGCGAAACGCTCACTGCAATGTTGTATGCGACCCTCATTGGGGGTAGTGTGATAAATCTTAGATTTTTACTATTTTCTTGCTGATTTAACATGATTAACTCCTCCATTTCGTATTGTAACTCATTAGTCAGTTTTATGTTTGCCAGCAGTTTCGATATATTTGCATCCGTTATCAATTGATCACTTTGTTCCTGTAAAAATGACAAGAACAGAACCAACTGATTTTCTTTATTAGAAATTTCAACCCTTTGAGCTTTTAAAGCAGAAAGTCTGTTAACAATAACTTCTTGTAATTTATTAAACGTTTTGTTATCCATAACAGTCTTTATTTCACATATCGGAACATCAAATTTTCTTAGTAATGCTGTGATATGAATACATAGAACTGCATTGTCATCATAAACTCTCCATCCAGAATCATTATCCCTTTTACTGCAAAAAAGTTCTTCCGATTCCCAATGACGCAAAGTACGGCTCGTCAGCCCTAGCTGCGCAGAGAGTTTATGGATTGCGATTAGATTATTCACTTCTTTTACTCCTTTCAGAGATATCTCTAAAATTATTTTAACACTTGACGTTGCGACAATTGCAAGAGCTTTTTTTCTTAGAAATCACATCCGCTAGCTTACTTTTTGAGTTTATATAATACTTCTTTTAAGTCCTTAATTACAATCGGTTTTCCCTCTTTATCAAGAAGCGGTGTCATCGTATAGAAAAATAAAACACCATTGCATAAGTAATGAACACCTGTTTCACGGTCAACTATAATTTCAATTACTCTCAACACACCTTGTGAATAGACAGTTGTAAATCGTTTATTTTTCATGTCACAATACTCCTTTATTTTACTTTATTACCATACATGATATCATACTGTCTTTTATGCAAGCAAGTGTGCTTCTATTTAGCTAGCTTAAAAATAATTCTAAAAAAACTTGCAACGAACAAAGTGATGCACAAAATCCACTAGTATGATAGACTAAAATATAATGTAGCTACTGGTTTTTATATCAACATGTACCTTTCTACAAATAGATATCATCCTCAATCATATAACGAAAATTTAGGAGGGAACAAGATGTATCAATATAAAAATTTATCAGTTCAAGATGTACATAAAATCGAGGAAATCGATGCGGAATGGTTTATACATAAAGCTTGGAGACAAAAAGATGGTGAACTAACCTTAGTTGAAATCAATTGGTTAGAAAAGGAATTGCCAAATGGTTTACCATGGCACAAAGAACACTTTGTTAATTCTCTAGATGGAGGAGGCAAAGCGATAGGTTGTTTTAATCACGGTACTATGGTTGGATATGCTACATTAAATGCAGATTTATTTGGTGAGAAGAAAGATTATCTGCTTCTTGATCAGATATTTATATCTAAAAATGATAGAAATCATGGGATTGGAAAAGAGCTATTTCATAGATTGGGTGAATGTGCTCTTAAGTTAGGCGCTAAAAAGTTATACATTTGCTCAGCTTCTGCAGAAGAAACGGTTGCATTTTATAGAAACCTTGGATGTATAGATGCAACTGAAATAAATGAAGAACTTTATGCAATAGACCCAAAAGATATACAACTAGAGTATATCTTATAGGTTTTTAGGGGTGATATCATATGAAAATTGACCGACTTTTAGCAATAACCATTTACCTACTCAACCATAAACGTACGTCTGCTGGGGATTTAGCAAATCGCTTCGAAGTTTCCACTAGGACAATTATGAGAGATATCGATTCTTTATGTCTTGCAGGTATTCCTGTCATATCGACCTTCGGCGTGGATGGGGGTTATGAGATTATGAAAACATTTCAAATGGAGAAACAAGTGGCAGGTGAGATCGATTATTCCTTTATCCTCGCAGCTTTAAAAGGTTTATCAACGGCATATCCAGACAGAGAACTTGAGAATACGATCGAGAAGTTACAGAGTTTAGGTGAGAATTCCACTCAGAGTATCGTAATTGATCTAGGTGTTGCAAATGAGCACAAGGGAATCAACTCTTTACTTTCCATGTTAAGTCATGCGATAAAAATAGAGCACATAGTAGAGTTTACCTATACAAATACAGATAATATAACAAAATCCGCTGTTGTAGAACCAGTATCTATCATTTACAAATGGTATCATTGGTATTTACTAGCTTATCAACCAAGCCATGAAACTTATTGTTTGTATAAGTTAATTCGAATGGAGCACTTAACCATACACGATCAGGAAAATACGATGCTGCATATTCCAAAGGATGCTATGCATATCTGGGAAAGCAGAAATGAAACCCGTACCATGACAACGATAAAGCTAAGGTGTTCCTCTAGTATACGATCCAGATGCTTAGAATATCTAAATGGTACTATTATTGAAGAATATTCGGATGGTGATTTTCTATATGAGATTATGGTACCGGAAAATGAACAATTTTGGTTTGGAACAGTACTATCTTTTGGAGATAAGGTAAAAATTATAGAACCGCCTGAAATTATAGAGAGGGTAGTTGCTACATGCAGTGAAGTTATAAACCAATATAAAAATATTGAATGAAAAGAATAATTTTGAATAATGACGTACTGTTGTCATAGTTCATTTGATACATTTCTTAGGAAGGGATATTCCCTATACTAGGAAAGGAGCAAGTAGTAGATGATATACTTTCATTAAGTAAGTTTGTATTTTCTATTACTAAGGTTTATAATGAGTAATATTAAGAGATATCAGGTTAATGAGGATAACGCATGGTCTGAGATGGTAGAGGCAGGAGATTTTGTATTTTTAAATTTCTGTGTTGGTAACGTGGGGCAATCAGTAGAAGCACAAGTTCACGGAGCGATTAATTGTATGGAGTATAACTTAAAGAAACTAGGATTAACTCTTGAGCATGTAGTTAAAGTTACCGTCTTACTGAGAGATGCATGGAATATCCCGATTATGGAAACGGTGTTTAAAGAGAGATTTGCTGGGAATTATCCAGCGAGAATAACAATACAAACAGAATTTGCTCATTGTGGAGGAGCAGATGGATTACATGCTCAAATTGATGCAATCGCTTATCGGAAGTAATAGATAGATAATATCAATATGAATTCCATAAAAGAATTAGCTAAAAATGTTTAAAAATTAATCACCTAAAGAAGAATTTATTTTAAGTTATTTAATAACCAAAATTTTATATGGTAAGAAAAAGAATGATTTAAACGATAAGAAAAAGAAGTTTTTGAATATTAAAAAAAATTTTGAACTAAGTAAGGGAAAGAATAGTTTTTTATTAGTAAGGATAAGAGTGATTTAAGATGTGGAAACAACAGATAGAAGATTATTGTAAGTCATTAGGCCTTGATACAATCGGTTTTATACGCAGTAGAAGATTCGTTGAATTAATTGATTTCTATGAGCAAAGAAAAGAGAAGAACTTACAAAATGAATTTGAAGAGAAGGACATTGAAAAGAGAATCGATCCGAGCCTTACAATGGAGAGCGGGAAAACAATTATATCCATTGCATTTCCTTATTACCATGATGAGGAGTATAAAGAAAATGGATTTTCTATTTATACGAAACGTAACGATTATCACAAAGTATTGAAATCCTATCTCAACAAAGTGTGTGAATACATTGAAAGCCTTGGAGGAAAAGCGGAGTGTTTTGTAGACAGTAATGCTCTTCCTGAGCGTTACATCGCTTATTTAGCAGGTGTTGGCTTTATTGGTAAGAATAATATGTTAATTACTAAGAAATATGGTTCGTATGTTTTTCTAGGAGAAGTTATAACAGACTTAGAGATGGATTTGGAGGATGTTAGAACTTATCATGAAATTCCGAAGTATATAGAATGTGGTGATTGCAAACTCTGTTATCATGAATGTCCAACAAAATCAATCAATCAAACCAAAATTAATCCAAATATCTGTTTATCCTACCTCACTCAAAAGAAAGACCTATCCGATCAGGAGATTAGTCTCTTAAAAGGTAATGTTTTTGGATGTGATTATTGTCAACTAAAATGCCCTTATAATGAAGAAGTTGAAACTAATGTTTTAGATGACTTTAAAACCTTAAGTTATATGAATGAGGATATGGAAATCTTTGCTTCCATGGATAATAAATTCTTCAAAGATAAGATAAGCAATACTTCTTGCGAGTGGAGAGGAAAGAACGTGATTAAAAGAAATGCAATTCTCCGTATGCATAGAGAAAATCAAGATATCACTAAGTTACGAGGGGATTCCCCATATATCAATGATTATATTGAACGATTGCTGAAGAAACGTGATGTGAAAGAATAGTTATATTATGAAAATATCTTATGTGAAGTCTATAATTTATGTTTTATGTAAAGCCTTATATAAGGAGTCTTTATTATTGAGTTTTATACTATTATGATTTAGATGTACTCTATACAAATGTAAAATACGTACCAAATACAGATCTGATTTTTAGTAGACACTTGTAATGTAGGATGGTAAAATATGTATATGAGCGTCGTTTATAATAAGGAAAGTACGCGAAGCGTGCTTTTTTTGTTTTTGTAAGGTATTTTGCAAAAGAAGGTATATTATCGAATGTAGAAATAGTTAATGAATCTATTCAACCAGATTTAAAGAGAGAAATGTAGAAGATATAGCTGCGTACATACGCACAGAAAGGACGAATCATGTTTGAGTGTATCATAACATTCTTAAGCTTCATTGTAGCAGTTATTTTTCTTCGGCTGATATTTCAAAGAAGAATCAGTCAACGTTTCCAATTTGCTTTATGTGAAATTTTCTTTGTTACGGTACTTCTCGTTGGATGTGCATCTACCAGCAGTGTAAAAGACGGAGATTTAACAGAAAATAAAGAAATAGAAGAGACCTTAGATGAAAATGATAAGATAAATAATCAGAACACTCTAGATCCTACCAGTTCTGAGGCAGAGAAAGATTCCGTTGTAAAGTTTACTTACGAATTAATACATCTAGAAAACGGTACGATAGATGGAAATGTTGAAGTCCTATCTGAGAATGAGATAACCGTTGTTAATAATGCAATCTCTGATTTTATGATAAAATCATCAGCGTGGCCGGGTGTTGATATTGATAAATTAAGCGATTGTTATCAGATAAATTGGATTTTTGAGGATGGCTCGATATTAGAATATTATACTTTTATAACTGGTGATAAGACAGTAATGCAATTTGGTAAAGATGGTCAGTATAGTATTATCGACAATAAATCATATGAAAACATTGTAAATTTGTTTTATAAAATCTTAGAAGAAGATGAAGATATTTAAGTTATAATAAGGATACTAAAAACTTTGCTACATTTTATTTAGAACAATATTAATAGCTTAACAATAGAGAGTCTTACTCATATCAGTAAGCTCTCTTTTTTCTTAACGGAAAGAGAGCCATCGATTCCTTGTATTATTAATAATTTCTCTAATTCGACACACTAATTTTAAAATCACATAAAGTATTATTAAAATATAATTGTAATTTAATAGTATAGGTGGTATAATAGAGTTTGTTAAAAATATATCATAATCATTACTATTATTGTTTATAAAGAAAGTTATGGGAAGGGGTAATCACGATGAAAGTAGTAGTTGTAGGATGTACTCATGCTGGCACAGCAACAGTTGTTAATTTAAAGGAACTTCATCCAGATAGTGAAATCACAATTTATGAGAAGAATGATAACATATCTTTTTTATCATGCGGTATCGCATTGAATGTAGGAAAGGTAATTAAGGATACTAATAGTTTGTTTTATAATTCACCAGAAAATCTTAACAAATCAGGTGTCATTACTAAAATGAAGCATGAAGTATTGGATATAGATTTTGAAAATAAAGTCCTAAAAGTAAAAAATTTAGTAACAGGAGAGACTTTTGAGGATAGCTATGACAAGCTAGTTTTAACACTCGGATCTTGGCCAATCGTACCAAAGTTTGAGGGAGGAGAACTAGAGAATATCGAGTTATGCAAAAATCATGACCATGCTTTAAGAATCATTGAAAAATCTCAAAATGCATCCAATGTTGTTATCATCGGTGCAGGATATATTGGCGTTGAATTAGTAGAAGCATTTGAGGTACTAGGTAAAAAAGTAACTCTTATCGATGCAGAGCAAAGAATCCTTCCAAAATACTTAGATAAGGATTTTACCGATATTGCAGAAAATGAATTTACATCTCGTGGCGTTCAATTAGTATTAGGTGAAAAAGTGAATAAATTCCTTGGTGAGGATGGAAAAGTTAATCAGGTAGTTACAGAGAATGGTACTTATGATGCTGATTTAGTAATTCTATGCATAGGATTTGCTCCTAGTACAAAATTAGTACAAGGAAAACTTGATACCTTACCAAATGGTGCGATTATTATTGATGAATATATGAGAACAAGCCAGGAAGATGTATTTGCAGCTGGCGACTGCTGTGTTGTTAAATTCAATCCTTCTGGAGATTATCGTTATATTCCTCTAGCTACCAATGCAGTTAGAATGGGTACATTAGTTGCAAGAAATATAAATAAACCTACGATTAAGTATATGGGGACTCAGGGAACTTCGGGTATTAAAATTTATGATTATAACATCGCTTCTACAGGATTAACAGTGGAAGTAGCAAGAACGACAACCACAATGAATGTCGCTAGTGTATCCGTAAC is a window of Lachnoclostridium phytofermentans ISDg DNA encoding:
- a CDS encoding FAD-dependent oxidoreductase, with product MKVVVVGCTHAGTATVVNLKELHPDSEITIYEKNDNISFLSCGIALNVGKVIKDTNSLFYNSPENLNKSGVITKMKHEVLDIDFENKVLKVKNLVTGETFEDSYDKLVLTLGSWPIVPKFEGGELENIELCKNHDHALRIIEKSQNASNVVIIGAGYIGVELVEAFEVLGKKVTLIDAEQRILPKYLDKDFTDIAENEFTSRGVQLVLGEKVNKFLGEDGKVNQVVTENGTYDADLVILCIGFAPSTKLVQGKLDTLPNGAIIIDEYMRTSQEDVFAAGDCCVVKFNPSGDYRYIPLATNAVRMGTLVARNINKPTIKYMGTQGTSGIKIYDYNIASTGLTVEVARTTTTMNVASVSVTDNYRPEFMPTFEPATINLVYDTDTRRILGGQIISKIDLTQYMNTLSVVIQNNMTVEELAMTDFFFQPHFNKPWSLLNTVALKAL